The sequence below is a genomic window from Nicotiana tomentosiformis chromosome 6, ASM39032v3, whole genome shotgun sequence.
TTGTTCCTATTCTCTGGCACCTATCACACCTCCTCACGAACTCATGGGCATATTTAAACACCTTAGCTGCCGTTTTGTCACCCGCATAATGACCACCATAGGGCGACGCATGACAGTCATGTAAGATAGCATTTATTTCAGATTCGAGCACACATCTTCTCATTAACTGATCGGTACAAGATTTGAACAGAAATGGATCATCCCACACATATGACCTCACATATCGTAAGAACGTCTTTTTAGCATAAGGTTCAAGATCAGGCTCTCTCCACTTGCCAGATAGTTCACAAAATCTGCATTCCATGGCACCTCCCCAGTAGTAATGGCCAACAATTGCTCATCCAGGAATGTTTCCTTGATGACATCTCCCTCAGCTACATGATTCCGAGTTTCTAACTTGGATaggtgatcagccacttgattcttTGTTCCTTTACGGTCTCAGATATCCAAATCAAATTCCTGCAAAAAAGTAAAACCCAACGGATTAGACTTGGTTTAACATCTTTCTTTTGGAACAAATACCTGATGGCTGCATGGTCtatgtagacgatgactttgatGCCAACCAAATAGGCCCGAAAGTTATCGAACGCCCACACTacagcaagcaactccttttctgtCATAGTATAATTTATTTAAGCAGGAGAAAGAGTCTTGGTTGCGTAGTAAATGGAGTGAAGTTTTTTTCTCCTCCTCTGTCCCAACACGGCCCCAATTGCACCATCACTAGCATAacacatcagctcaaatggcTCTTTCCAGTCTGGAGCCACTATGATTGGTGCACTCACTAACTTCTTTTTCAGCTCCTCGAATGCTTTCAGACAAGCATCGTCAAACTTGAACGGCACATCCTTCTATAACAACCTGCACAAAAGAGAAGAAatttttgagaaatcctttataaatcggAGATAAAAACCTACATGTCCCAAAAAAACTCCTAACTCCTTTCACTGAAATTGGTGGTGGCAACTTTTCAATTGCTTCCACCTTTGGATACCTTGTGCCCCaacactataccttcacgtaccataaaaTAGCACTTTTTCCAATTCAGTACCAGATTAGTCTCCTCATAACTTGCAAGCACTTTAGCAAGATTGGTCAAGAATTCATCAAAAGAAGGAcaaaacacagaaaaatcatccataaaaaccTCCACAAACcgttccaccatatcggtgaaaatagccatcatacacctttgaaaagtcgtagGTGCATTACACAACTTGAATGGCATTCTCTTAAATGAAAAATTGCCATAAGGGCATGTAAAAGTTGTCTTTTCTTGATCTTTCGGGGCAATAGCAGTCTAATTATACCACGAATAGCGGTCAAGGACCCAATAGTATTTCTGTCCGGCTAAcctgtcaagcatttgatcaatgaagggGAAGGGGAAGTGATCTTTTCGTGTAGCATTATTCAACTTCCTATAATCTATGCATATTCGCCAACCAGTCACAGTCCTAGCTGGGATTAATTCATTTTGTTCATTCACTACAACAGTCATACCCCCTTTTTTAGGTACATATTGAACAAGGCTTACCCACTTATTATTGGAGATGGGGAATACTATACCTGTATagagccacttaatcacttctttccttaccacctctttcatgattggatttaggcggcgttGATGTTCCACGCTAGGCTTGTGTCCCTCATCCATGagtattttgtgcatgcagaatgcAGGGCTAATACCCtttatgtcagacattgtccagcCAATGACATGCTTTTGCTCCCTCAGCACCCTTAAGAGcatttcttcctgcaatttagaaaAATGAGAAGAAACAATCACATGTAAGGTGTTAGAACTGCCCAAATATGAATATTGAAGATGAGATGGTAAGGGTTTAAGTTCCAGTTTTGGAGCCTCCTCAACTGAGGGTCTAGGGGCAGGTCGATTGGCCTATCTAGAGGCTCAAACTGGGATCTTTCTCTTATGTATTCACAAGATTCATCCAAAATTTGCAACATCTCTTTAACCTCTTCTTCCAATTCCAAGTGATTGAACAACATCAATGCCTTTTCTAGTGCATATTCTTTAAATGCACTTGGATCTACAACTGGTTCATTTATCTTCACCACAGAAATCATGGCCAGGTCCTCGTAATGACGAGGCAACTAAATGGCTCGATATACATTGAAGATCGCTTCTTTATTGTCCACCCTCAGGATCATCTTTCCTTCTCGGACTTTGATAATGGCATCTCCAGTGGCTAAAAGAGGTCATCCCAAGATGATAGGAACTAACTCATCAGCCTCGTAGTCCAGGATGATAAAATCTGCAGGGAAAATAAACTTCCCAATCTGCAGCAAGACGTCCTCAATTACCCCCGCAAGATAAACAGAAGATCTGCCAGCTAACTGTAGCAGCACCGTGGTGGGTCTCGGAGCTCCTAATCCCAATTGTTTGAACACTGACAACAACATCAGATTGatacttgcacccaaatcacacaaggctctTCCCACATCAATTTTACCAATCCTCTGGGGGATAGTAAAACTACCCGGATCTTTAAGCTTTTGTGGAAGCTTATGTTGAATCCTGGAAGTGCACTCCTCAATAAGTGCGCCGGTCTCAAATTCAGTTAACCTCCTCTTATTTGCCAATATATCCTTaatatattttgcatattttgggACCTCACGGAGCATGTCCACCAAAGGGATGTTCAAGTATATCTGCTTTAGCATATCTAAATATTTGTGTAACATGTGGTGGCACCCACTCTGATATTTGCTCAGACTCTGTTTTGTTTCTCTTATCTACCTTTTTGgcactctttcttcttcgagcCCGGACTGCTCCATTTTCTTCTTAGGCACTTCGACTAACTCTCTCCCATTTCTCAACATCACTGTATTGACTTGATGATTTTTCTCTGTATTACTTGGGAGAGCTCCAACAGGTCTAATATTCTGATTGTTAGCCATTTTCCCAAACTGCCTCTCCAGATTTCTGAACTCTGTGCGCAATTGTTGATTCTCAGCCATAACTTTCTGATTGTCTAGGAAGAGATTTTTCATCATGTCAGTCAAACTCTCGTCTGATTGCTGTGGAGGTTGAGGTGGATGATTATAATTAGCTTGAGGCCTGATGTTCTgatttccaccccaagagaagttaggatgattcttcCATTTCGGATTGTATGTGTTATCATATTGAGCATTTTGATTCATCGGCCCTTTAgcttgttgccccacatagtagatGGATTCAGGATTCACGGGGCAAGTAGACATCTGTTGCACATGCCGCATCTGTTGTGCTTGGTGCATTATCAtcttattcatctgatttgctaaTCTCGCTATATCTGCCCCCGTggctgagaaatcatcaagctcgATCACACATGCTGCCTTTTGTTTAAGTGCTCTTCGTggttccccatctccttgccaattattatcattagcagtgaaattgttTAGCAGGATTTGGatctcactatacggtcttgccatgcaactacccccacatgctgagtcaagattcatctttgatgcctcatctaacccatcaacgaaagtgtgacccaacacctcatcagtcagacaatgatgtgggcagtctctgagtagcgtcttgtatctttcccaagctcgATGAAGAGTCCCGCCATCTCATTGTTGaaacccaagaatctggctcctcagcgactttgtcttcttagtgggaaaaaacttgattaagaatttccttgctagatcatcccaattgtggattgagttcacgggctccttttgcaaccattccttagcttcccccagcagtgaaaagggaaataatgttagcctgacatagtccttggaaacgtttgGATAATTGTAAGTGCCTGTAATTTCCATGATGTTCTGAATGTACCTCttcgggtcttcatgagatagacccacatattttcctgtggactgaatcagctctATCATGTATTGTTTGAGTTCAAAGTGACCCGTGATCTCAGGCTTCACAAttgcctgagtcatattagcaagattgggccttgcagcTTCTATCATCGGACACcattcattacctgccatctctattggctgcgGTTGAACtatgatgtccaactctctttcaattctagttctagcttcaacttccctcctcactctatAAAGTATTCGTTCGATCtcaggatcaagaggaaggatattgtttgcgcttctactcctccgcattcaagagaagagcctgcgttatcacaaataaagaaaactaaaaattaaaacttgaacaaataatgattaaaagcttaacttagataaacaatcaataacGAAGTCCCCAGCAAcaacgccaaaaacttgttggttccccaagtacacgcaagtatacgtggccatcaagtaataaagtgactcgaaagtcgaaTGTCGAACCCATAGAGACCTAGATCAATTgtcaactaagcaaactaaaatcaattaattgtccaagatatttaagagtgatatttttctattaatctactattgcggaaattaaacaagtaacaactaatttatcaagaatgTAAATGTGTATGATGAGATTTTAATTCAGAGGAGATGAAAGTTCCAGGGTTCTGGTTggttatcaatcctattaagttcaataatcacactcgttaatccagattatctatggttgctaattaaccggatcgtttatatgaatagcatgttcctacaatactactcgcctgcccataatatatcaatcctatattcctatggtattgagtctatcatgaatgaatataatacggtattcaattaagcaagaatgttaggtatattcctatccgaACCGCGAAATCGTCACCCGAGCCatgggttcagaaacaagctctctttaattctactctaatctaaacacggctttccccaagcatagcatagatagtagggtgaattggtagctactacaattcacaagttaaaactagaattaaagaaacaaccacaagatgataatccgaattaacgaagatgtaattaataaacgttaataataATGTCAACCACAATCCTAaaactagagtgcttagccactcatgttcgtagtaacaattttccaggtattttgcataaacaaattacaaagaaaagataaatgaatgaagaactcgatgattttctcctccaaaagttgttCCACGTGATGTTCTTTCCTCAGGTCGCAAAAACTCCTC
It includes:
- the LOC138894684 gene encoding uncharacterized protein, with the translated sequence MLKQIYLNIPLVDMLREVPKYAKYIKDILANKRRLTEFETGALIEECTSRIQHKLPQKLKDPGSFTIPQRIGKIDVGRALCDLGASINLMLLSVFKQLGLGAPRPTTVLLQLAGRSSVYLAGVIEDVLLQIGKFIFPADFIILDYEADELVPIILG